The Alteromonas stellipolaris genome includes a region encoding these proteins:
- a CDS encoding LysR family transcriptional regulator has product MNMKLLRSLQIFVEVAESGSMSIAARNLHMTVSAISQQLRKLEQDIGLSLFNRNTRNLSLTEAGRIYYDTSKKMLDTAVEAQERIETLQDAPSGKVNIIAPEGFGGGLLSQPLQKLCEDFPKINVSLTLTDQPTDIIVSGADLLLGFTPVSDTNFSSLELATWRRILCVSAEHPLAKSPLESPDILQEYSYISHRHIEEYVMKHDKLDKVPLTSSRIELDSMQTLIQLTRDGLGYAVLPEPEVRHLLSEGSMKQLFTDWSLPDYTVYAVTPKRELVPAKISAAITCLQDWFSEI; this is encoded by the coding sequence ATGAACATGAAACTACTTCGCTCTCTGCAAATTTTTGTTGAGGTCGCTGAAAGCGGTAGCATGAGTATTGCAGCCCGAAACCTGCATATGACCGTTTCGGCAATTAGCCAACAACTAAGAAAACTTGAACAAGACATTGGGCTGAGTTTATTTAACCGTAATACCCGAAACTTGAGCCTTACCGAGGCTGGAAGGATCTATTACGACACCAGCAAGAAGATGTTAGACACCGCTGTTGAAGCACAGGAACGTATTGAAACGCTTCAAGACGCGCCTTCAGGTAAAGTAAATATTATTGCTCCAGAAGGTTTTGGTGGTGGCTTATTGAGTCAGCCCTTGCAGAAGTTATGTGAGGATTTCCCGAAAATAAATGTATCGCTGACGCTAACCGACCAACCTACAGACATTATTGTTTCAGGTGCCGACTTACTGCTTGGCTTTACTCCAGTGTCTGATACTAATTTCAGCAGTTTAGAGTTGGCCACATGGCGACGAATTCTGTGTGTATCGGCTGAGCATCCTTTGGCAAAATCGCCTCTAGAGTCGCCCGACATTCTTCAAGAGTATTCCTATATTTCTCACCGCCATATAGAAGAATACGTCATGAAGCACGACAAGCTTGATAAAGTCCCGCTGACGTCTAGCCGTATTGAGCTTGATTCAATGCAAACCTTAATCCAGCTTACGCGTGATGGACTTGGGTATGCAGTGCTGCCTGAACCAGAGGTGCGCCACTTACTTAGTGAAGGCTCAATGAAGCAGCTATTCACTGACTGGTCGTTACCTGATTACACCGTATATGCGGTTACCCCTAAACGTGAATTGGTGCCTGCTAAAATCAGTGCGGCTATTACATGTTTGCAAGACTGGTTCTCTGAAATCTAA
- a CDS encoding porin produces MKQYFSLRASVCLALASMASSSVLAAGFQVNEHSANGFGRAMAGQAATPENASILATNPAAITEFKTAQFSAQVSYINPQVDIRGDMDVAVYNESGEVLFANTYDASEEDIATSAAVPSFFYTAPVNDKVSWGIGAFSNYGLATDYSDSYNGLHFADDAEVTSFTLNPVVAYKVNDTLSLGFGLNVTYAEAEIGTAIPQAFGALLGSDALGNATIVKMSGDDVAFGWNVGALWQATETTKLAFSYRAETELNLEGEIESDLGAIIPAVAELYNQGGSLDLDLAAITEVAINQQLNDEWSVQASVVFTEWSAFDKLNAELDSGDDLLLKEEDFEDSLRLSVGGTYLYSDKITLRAGYAYDDGAVSYEHRSLSIPDTDRHWYTVGATYALTESTSIDMAYAYIKGREAAVSQQRSIGTIVSDLTATEHAKANVFSLQVNTSF; encoded by the coding sequence ATGAAGCAATATTTTTCTTTACGTGCCTCTGTATGCTTAGCACTAGCCTCGATGGCATCTTCTTCTGTGCTAGCTGCTGGTTTCCAAGTAAACGAGCATAGCGCAAATGGTTTTGGTCGCGCGATGGCGGGCCAAGCGGCAACGCCTGAAAATGCATCAATTCTTGCTACTAACCCTGCTGCAATTACTGAGTTTAAAACGGCTCAGTTCAGTGCGCAGGTAAGCTACATCAATCCACAGGTTGATATTCGTGGTGATATGGATGTTGCTGTGTACAACGAAAGCGGTGAAGTGCTGTTTGCAAATACATATGACGCCAGTGAAGAAGATATTGCTACCTCGGCAGCTGTGCCTTCTTTTTTCTACACTGCACCTGTGAATGACAAAGTATCTTGGGGTATTGGCGCATTCTCTAACTACGGCCTTGCTACCGACTACAGCGATAGCTATAACGGTTTGCACTTTGCTGATGACGCCGAAGTAACCTCATTTACGCTAAACCCTGTTGTGGCTTACAAAGTAAACGATACATTAAGCTTAGGTTTTGGTCTTAACGTGACTTACGCAGAAGCCGAAATTGGTACTGCTATTCCTCAAGCATTTGGTGCGCTACTTGGTAGCGATGCACTAGGTAATGCAACTATTGTTAAAATGTCTGGTGACGATGTTGCCTTTGGTTGGAATGTTGGCGCGTTATGGCAAGCCACAGAGACCACTAAGTTGGCGTTTAGCTACCGTGCAGAAACAGAGCTAAATCTTGAAGGTGAAATTGAATCAGACCTAGGCGCTATCATTCCTGCAGTGGCAGAGCTATACAACCAAGGCGGTTCACTAGATTTAGATTTAGCTGCAATCACTGAAGTGGCGATTAACCAACAGCTTAACGATGAATGGTCAGTGCAAGCCAGTGTTGTATTCACTGAATGGAGCGCATTTGATAAGTTGAATGCAGAGCTTGATAGTGGTGATGATTTACTACTTAAAGAAGAAGATTTTGAAGATTCATTACGCTTAAGCGTGGGTGGAACTTACCTTTATAGCGACAAGATTACGCTTCGTGCTGGCTATGCGTACGACGATGGCGCAGTGAGCTACGAGCACCGTTCATTGAGTATTCCAGATACCGATCGTCATTGGTACACGGTAGGTGCAACATACGCATTAACTGAAAGCACCAGCATTGATATGGCTTATGCCTATATTAAAGGTCGTGAAGCGGCAGTTAGCCAGCAGCGCTCTATTGGTACTATCGTAAGTGACCTTACGGCTACTGAGCATGCTAAAGCGAACGTATTTAGTTTGCAGGTTAATACAAGCTTCTAA
- a CDS encoding NADP-dependent oxidoreductase codes for MSSNKEILLVNRPNDRKIGSHLFETREQSIPSPGEGEILIKQTYMSLDPAMLGWMSEDRESYIPPVELGEVMRSSGVGEVIESNNPDFSVGDKVMGMTGWREYLVSNGEGFNKLQPGVTEEMALCVFALPGLTATTGLYNFGEPKEGETLVVTGAAGSVGSIVGQLAKADGLRVIGVVGSDEKADWIVNELGFDGAVNYKTDDLEAKLTELTPDKIDVFFENTGGPIQQHIFNRMNTHGRIVVCGMIADYQSENPAPGPNWIPLIKKRINVRGFAMPDHWGEVPQLIAKLSPYVQQGKIQYRSHMVEGIESAVEGLQMLFSGDNKGKMIVKL; via the coding sequence ATGTCTAGCAATAAAGAAATTCTATTGGTCAATCGCCCAAACGATAGAAAAATAGGCTCCCATTTGTTTGAAACTCGTGAGCAATCCATTCCTTCTCCGGGTGAAGGTGAAATACTGATTAAACAAACTTACATGTCACTCGACCCTGCAATGCTAGGGTGGATGAGTGAAGATCGTGAAAGTTATATTCCGCCTGTCGAGCTTGGTGAAGTCATGCGCTCAAGCGGTGTAGGTGAAGTAATAGAGTCGAACAACCCTGATTTCTCTGTTGGCGACAAAGTCATGGGGATGACTGGCTGGCGAGAATACTTGGTAAGTAATGGTGAAGGCTTCAATAAGCTGCAGCCAGGTGTTACCGAAGAAATGGCGCTTTGCGTATTCGCCCTGCCCGGTTTAACTGCAACCACAGGCTTATATAACTTTGGTGAGCCTAAAGAAGGTGAAACCTTGGTTGTCACTGGCGCTGCTGGTTCAGTAGGCTCAATCGTAGGTCAGCTCGCAAAAGCAGACGGCCTTCGCGTTATTGGCGTAGTGGGCAGTGACGAAAAAGCAGATTGGATTGTTAACGAGCTCGGCTTTGACGGTGCAGTAAACTATAAAACTGACGATTTAGAAGCGAAATTAACGGAGCTCACCCCTGACAAAATTGACGTGTTCTTCGAAAACACCGGCGGCCCAATTCAACAGCATATCTTCAATCGTATGAATACACATGGACGTATTGTGGTTTGCGGTATGATTGCCGACTATCAATCAGAAAACCCGGCTCCTGGCCCAAATTGGATACCGTTAATTAAAAAGCGCATTAATGTTCGTGGGTTTGCAATGCCTGATCATTGGGGAGAAGTACCTCAGCTTATTGCAAAGCTGTCGCCCTACGTACAACAAGGTAAGATTCAATATCGTTCTCACATGGTTGAGGGTATAGAGTCAGCGGTAGAGGGTTTACAGATGTTATTTTCTGGCGACAATAAAGGGAAAATGATCGTTAAACTTTAA
- a CDS encoding GGDEF domain-containing protein — MEVVGKHREILRLRVALLIGALLLASFILADMALLPSPLYEFYLQNRLIYQIPVIFLVIALSFSRFFYAARSWIFAGLMVMLTFANFVLIYQSWVLYEFAFPYEGTILYAFYCVFALGVTYKLALVASIISIAGFIGLMVIAPVYGDRVMISTSFVVGSLFICAYAKYRLDRIVILLKSTNKKLNTLSREDPLTNLLNRRALMKEGERLLSLSKRQNLSFAVFMLDLDDFKKYNDAFGHQQGDDAIVAQADVMRAVFQRQTDILGRYGGEEFMVIVSGVSARQVEQSCQQILDIWDKKALPHASNASAKTVSCSIGAVVVTNIKGQTLEGLINQADNELYQAKAAGKGTYLLSTLS, encoded by the coding sequence GTGGAAGTGGTAGGAAAGCATAGAGAGATTTTAAGACTTCGTGTTGCTCTTCTTATCGGTGCTTTGTTGCTCGCCTCTTTCATCTTGGCAGATATGGCGTTGTTACCTTCCCCCTTGTACGAGTTTTATCTTCAAAACCGCCTTATATACCAAATTCCAGTTATCTTTTTGGTTATCGCCCTTTCGTTTTCTCGATTCTTTTATGCTGCCAGAAGCTGGATTTTTGCAGGGCTTATGGTGATGTTAACCTTTGCCAATTTTGTGCTCATTTACCAAAGTTGGGTGCTATACGAATTTGCCTTTCCTTACGAGGGTACCATTTTATATGCATTCTATTGTGTATTTGCGTTAGGTGTTACCTATAAGCTGGCGTTGGTGGCATCGATAATAAGCATTGCTGGTTTTATTGGTTTGATGGTAATCGCGCCTGTGTATGGCGATCGCGTCATGATTTCAACGTCATTTGTGGTGGGGTCGTTATTTATATGCGCTTATGCAAAATACCGTTTAGACAGAATAGTGATCCTCTTAAAATCAACGAACAAAAAGCTAAACACCTTAAGTCGGGAAGACCCGCTAACCAATCTCCTTAATAGACGTGCACTGATGAAAGAAGGCGAGAGATTACTGTCGCTCAGCAAAAGGCAGAACCTATCTTTCGCAGTATTTATGCTCGATTTAGATGACTTTAAGAAATACAACGATGCCTTTGGTCACCAACAAGGGGATGATGCCATTGTGGCGCAGGCTGATGTGATGCGCGCCGTGTTTCAACGACAAACCGATATTCTGGGTCGTTATGGTGGCGAAGAGTTTATGGTTATTGTCAGTGGGGTTTCAGCAAGGCAAGTAGAACAAAGTTGCCAGCAAATACTCGATATTTGGGATAAAAAAGCCTTACCTCATGCATCAAATGCATCAGCAAAAACCGTCTCCTGCTCTATTGGTGCCGTGGTAGTAACCAATATTAAAGGGCAAACATTAGAAGGCTTAATTAACCAAGCTGATAATGAACTTTATCAAGCAAAGGCTGCGGGGAAGGGCACTTATTTACTATCGACGCTAAGTTAA
- a CDS encoding ATP-binding protein has protein sequence MRIKSKLLAIYIPILFTGMALTGYWAYLTAYDSVREREYQLLTQTLSLTFIEFVRERHELLVDSGLENVPVFRDAYQKEVFDELAELHESTGKHFAVSDKSTGAELFSTYEAWAPINTANATITTINATDIAFGESEWRDQYVLFACSKFDPWNWKLTVSQSTDELESSLSKIAWLTIAITLFTVILVSLFIGKITQYFVISPIGKIKDATSSIAGNHKRVSIDVSGKDELSDLAQDVEAMSADIENYVERAQAANKAKTDFLAVMSHEIRTPLNGIQGLATLLLDTPLDDKQKQYASDLRSSATILANVINDVLDLSKIESGMSEVDVTEFNLDNMLNDLITLLGINASANHTRLEYKSKNLDSVLVTSDVTKLRQIVINLASNAIKFTHKGTVTVTASLKKVAGKLVEENRLVISVKDTGIGIEPDRLEHIFDKFTQSDSSISRRYGGTGLGLSIAKELSQILGGDVKVTSRVGEGSCFTMSAIVSARVIDSASLQEAQSNLNKNTILKPGISVLLAEDNAINAVVAQALLEQLGCTVTHVDNGLKAAVKVEEEAFDVIFMDIHMPVMDGVEATKRIRNLPSDVSQIPIIGLTAEAFKERHDAFKQDGMNDVVTKPITIEALKGSLLKLAL, from the coding sequence ATGCGAATTAAGTCGAAGCTTTTAGCTATATATATCCCCATTCTGTTTACAGGGATGGCGCTAACGGGCTATTGGGCCTATTTGACGGCTTATGACTCAGTGAGAGAGCGAGAGTATCAGTTACTTACCCAAACCTTGTCACTCACTTTTATTGAGTTTGTGCGAGAGCGGCACGAACTGCTGGTGGATTCGGGTTTAGAGAATGTGCCGGTATTTCGAGATGCCTATCAAAAAGAGGTATTTGACGAGCTAGCAGAGCTTCATGAGTCCACCGGTAAGCATTTTGCGGTAAGTGATAAGTCTACTGGCGCTGAGCTATTTAGCACCTATGAAGCGTGGGCGCCCATCAATACCGCCAACGCCACTATCACCACCATTAATGCTACCGATATTGCATTTGGTGAATCTGAGTGGAGAGATCAATATGTCCTCTTTGCCTGTAGCAAGTTCGACCCATGGAACTGGAAACTTACAGTTAGCCAATCTACCGATGAACTAGAATCGTCATTATCAAAAATAGCGTGGCTAACCATTGCTATTACCCTGTTTACGGTCATTTTAGTGAGTTTATTCATAGGGAAAATCACTCAGTATTTTGTGATATCCCCTATTGGAAAAATTAAAGATGCAACGAGCAGTATCGCCGGTAATCATAAACGGGTAAGCATCGATGTTAGCGGGAAAGATGAACTAAGTGACTTAGCCCAAGATGTAGAAGCCATGTCTGCAGACATCGAAAATTATGTGGAACGGGCACAAGCTGCTAATAAAGCCAAAACGGACTTTCTTGCCGTTATGAGCCATGAAATTCGCACGCCGTTAAATGGTATTCAAGGCCTTGCTACTTTACTGCTAGATACGCCGTTAGACGACAAGCAAAAGCAATATGCGTCAGATTTACGTTCTTCAGCTACTATTCTTGCCAATGTAATCAATGATGTACTCGATTTATCTAAGATTGAATCTGGTATGTCAGAAGTTGATGTTACTGAATTTAATTTAGATAACATGCTGAACGATCTTATTACCTTGCTAGGTATCAATGCGAGTGCAAACCATACCCGGTTAGAATATAAAAGTAAGAATTTAGACTCGGTATTGGTCACCAGTGACGTAACTAAATTGCGCCAAATAGTGATTAACCTTGCCAGTAATGCCATCAAGTTCACACACAAAGGCACGGTGACGGTTACTGCGAGTCTGAAAAAAGTCGCTGGGAAGTTGGTAGAAGAAAATCGCTTGGTCATTTCTGTGAAAGATACTGGAATTGGTATAGAGCCGGATAGGCTTGAACATATTTTTGATAAGTTTACGCAATCTGATTCTTCAATTTCACGTCGTTATGGTGGTACAGGTTTAGGTTTATCCATTGCCAAAGAGCTTTCGCAGATATTAGGTGGTGATGTCAAAGTCACGAGCCGAGTGGGTGAAGGGTCGTGTTTTACGATGTCTGCCATTGTAAGCGCCCGTGTTATCGACAGTGCGTCACTGCAAGAAGCGCAAAGTAACCTAAATAAAAATACAATCCTCAAACCGGGTATTAGCGTATTACTGGCAGAAGATAATGCGATAAATGCCGTGGTTGCTCAGGCACTATTAGAGCAGCTTGGGTGTACTGTTACTCATGTCGACAACGGTTTAAAAGCGGCTGTTAAAGTTGAAGAAGAGGCGTTCGACGTTATCTTTATGGATATTCATATGCCAGTGATGGATGGTGTTGAAGCCACTAAGCGTATTCGAAATTTACCAAGTGACGTAAGCCAAATTCCTATTATTGGGCTTACAGCAGAAGCCTTTAAAGAGCGCCATGATGCCTTTAAACAGGACGGTATGAACGACGTGGTCACCAAACCTATCACCATTGAAGCATTAAAAGGTAGTCTACTTAAGCTAGCCTTATAG
- a CDS encoding ABC transporter substrate-binding protein: MKKMSLLITSILLCFMFHAQVEAQPLRVAIIETSPLPIVTNTRDAFIDELTLIMPEHEIDIEIYNAQGLEEQARTIVQTVTENGAPDLLVPIATLATRAVYNFSAASELPTLFMTVADPVKEGIVTAFGERSVSNITGESHVLDAKVKLDMLDGLLKASALEEPITIGLVHSDYPSSKSSVESLLALESQYDNVKFVAVRTAYVEGTSGLDTMRDGVVEALKEKVETSGVDTYWLSTGPLLQANDLINVIYKETKLLPVFAESIESVQQGALLGVVADEKSIGKSGALRAKRILSGEKANSMPVTRMDKYTIGVNVSTAIKMHIPIPSSYLKLSKNHVYQ; encoded by the coding sequence ATGAAAAAAATGTCACTACTCATCACGAGTATACTCCTTTGTTTTATGTTTCACGCTCAAGTAGAAGCTCAACCATTACGGGTGGCGATCATTGAAACAAGCCCCTTGCCCATAGTGACAAATACAAGAGATGCATTTATCGATGAACTTACATTGATTATGCCTGAACATGAAATAGACATAGAAATATATAACGCTCAGGGATTAGAAGAGCAAGCGAGAACCATAGTGCAAACTGTTACGGAAAACGGTGCGCCGGACCTGCTAGTGCCAATCGCAACGCTTGCCACAAGAGCGGTTTACAACTTTTCAGCGGCTTCTGAGCTCCCTACTTTATTCATGACAGTGGCAGACCCAGTTAAAGAGGGCATAGTCACTGCGTTTGGCGAACGTAGCGTATCAAACATAACCGGTGAGTCTCACGTATTAGATGCCAAAGTAAAGTTGGATATGCTTGATGGCTTACTAAAAGCCTCGGCACTGGAAGAGCCGATTACTATTGGGTTAGTGCATTCTGACTACCCGTCTTCAAAAAGTTCTGTAGAAAGCCTATTAGCACTCGAGAGCCAGTATGATAACGTGAAGTTCGTGGCTGTAAGGACCGCCTACGTTGAAGGTACCTCAGGGTTAGACACTATGCGTGATGGTGTTGTGGAAGCGCTCAAAGAAAAAGTAGAAACATCCGGCGTTGATACCTATTGGCTTTCCACTGGCCCCTTGCTTCAAGCCAACGATCTCATCAATGTTATTTACAAAGAAACTAAACTATTGCCGGTTTTTGCCGAAAGTATAGAGTCAGTGCAGCAAGGTGCGTTACTTGGCGTTGTAGCAGATGAAAAAAGTATTGGGAAATCAGGTGCCTTACGGGCCAAAAGAATTTTAAGTGGCGAGAAGGCCAATAGCATGCCTGTCACTAGAATGGATAAATACACCATAGGGGTGAATGTATCTACCGCCATAAAGATGCATATTCCTATTCCGTCATCGTATTTAAAGTTATCGAAAAATCACGTTTATCAATAA
- a CDS encoding cupin domain-containing protein, translating into MTDQTVTNKKMKTLTKEQVIEQLNLSHHFEGGYFRQSFKADHRDKVTTSRGERTTMTAIYYMLTNDNSIDHFHTKYSDGIEFYHMGAPITYHMIYPDGHYEKVVVGPDIANGQQLQLAVPGGTFKAAELTDGDYGLVSEAVSPGWEPEDMIEVFQHELLEKFPQHKVLIERLANKK; encoded by the coding sequence ATGACAGACCAGACAGTGACGAACAAAAAAATGAAGACCTTAACGAAAGAACAAGTCATTGAACAGCTCAACCTCTCTCATCACTTTGAAGGTGGTTATTTTCGCCAAAGCTTTAAAGCAGATCACAGAGACAAAGTAACAACGTCGCGTGGTGAACGCACCACCATGACCGCTATTTATTACATGCTTACCAACGACAACAGTATTGACCACTTTCATACTAAGTATTCCGATGGTATTGAGTTTTACCACATGGGCGCGCCCATTACTTACCATATGATTTACCCAGATGGTCATTACGAAAAAGTGGTAGTAGGGCCTGATATTGCCAACGGCCAGCAGTTGCAGCTTGCTGTACCTGGAGGCACTTTTAAAGCGGCCGAGTTAACTGATGGCGACTATGGGTTGGTGAGCGAAGCTGTATCCCCTGGGTGGGAGCCTGAAGATATGATTGAAGTTTTTCAGCATGAATTGTTAGAAAAATTTCCGCAGCACAAGGTGCTTATCGAACGCCTTGCGAATAAGAAATAG
- a CDS encoding LLM class flavin-dependent oxidoreductase — MSLPLSLLDLAPICEGQSISNALSNSRELAKQAERSGYHRVWLAEHHGMHGVASSATAIMLGNIAGATNHIRVGAGGVMLPNHAPLVIAEQFGTLETLYPGRIDLGLGRAPGTDMATAKALRRNLNGNAHVDTYPDDIKELQHYLGTPEPGQKIIAVPGANTHIPLWLLGSSLYSAQLAASVSLPYSFASHFAPDQLFDALHVYRSMFTPSDTQESPYVMAGVMAVVADTDEEAQYLFTSVQQQFMNMRRGLNKPFAKPVDDLSAICSEADYAMLSHVLRYALVGSKATVAAQLAKFVEATEVDEVIVSMPIHNLEARLKSVALLAEINI, encoded by the coding sequence ATGTCATTACCCCTATCACTACTCGATCTTGCCCCTATTTGTGAAGGGCAGAGCATTAGCAATGCATTAAGTAACTCTAGGGAGTTAGCGAAGCAAGCTGAGCGTAGTGGGTATCATCGTGTGTGGTTGGCTGAACATCACGGCATGCATGGCGTGGCAAGTTCTGCTACCGCCATTATGTTAGGCAATATTGCCGGCGCTACCAATCATATTCGTGTAGGTGCAGGTGGTGTCATGTTGCCTAATCATGCGCCTTTAGTGATTGCCGAGCAATTCGGTACGCTTGAAACTTTATATCCTGGGCGTATTGATTTAGGGCTTGGCCGAGCGCCAGGTACCGACATGGCTACCGCAAAAGCATTACGGCGCAATCTTAATGGTAACGCCCATGTCGACACTTACCCCGATGACATAAAAGAGCTTCAACACTATTTAGGTACGCCAGAGCCTGGGCAGAAAATTATCGCCGTGCCGGGTGCTAACACACATATTCCGTTATGGTTGTTAGGTTCAAGTTTATACAGTGCGCAATTGGCTGCATCGGTAAGCTTGCCTTATTCTTTTGCGTCACACTTTGCGCCAGACCAGCTGTTCGATGCCTTGCATGTGTATCGTTCTATGTTTACACCATCAGATACCCAAGAATCACCCTATGTGATGGCAGGGGTAATGGCGGTAGTGGCCGATACCGATGAAGAGGCACAGTATCTTTTCACCTCGGTACAACAGCAGTTTATGAATATGCGCCGAGGGCTTAACAAGCCGTTTGCTAAACCCGTAGACGATTTATCGGCAATTTGCAGCGAAGCAGATTACGCCATGTTGTCTCATGTATTGCGTTATGCATTGGTGGGTTCAAAAGCCACGGTTGCCGCACAGTTAGCTAAATTTGTAGAGGCAACTGAAGTGGATGAGGTGATTGTTTCAATGCCAATTCATAACCTAGAAGCTAGGCTGAAAAGCGTGGCACTTTTGGCTGAAATAAACATCTAG
- a CDS encoding ABC transporter permease gives MLVSLAWSSLGSRRKSVVLTFLSLLISISVLLSVEHIRQQAKESFNRTISDVDLIVGAPSGQLNLLLYSVFRMGSPTSNIKYESYEALQEGQLVDWAIPISLGDSHRGFRVMGTNDNYFQHFKFGNKQALSFQNGQAFASLFEAVIGADVAKVLGYKVGDSVVISHGIGNTSFTNHDNTPFTITGILAATGTPVDKTVHVSLNAIEAIHLSASKQNQLLNDAASVNTTPDSVTAVMLGLTSKFATFKLQRDINNYKTDRLMAILPGVALTELWQMMGTVENLLRVISILVLISSLFGLSTMLLASMQQRKNEIAVLRVLGAGPRVIFTLVLVEALILVLLAIVAAIVLLSVTLTLSSDWLASQYGLFLSANLLTVETLKVVSVITLAAIVTSAIPAFEAYKNALHSSLSAR, from the coding sequence ATGTTAGTGTCGTTAGCGTGGAGTAGCTTAGGTAGTCGCAGAAAATCAGTGGTATTAACGTTTCTTTCGCTGCTCATTAGTATTAGCGTATTGCTAAGCGTTGAGCACATTCGCCAGCAGGCAAAAGAGAGCTTTAACCGAACTATTTCAGATGTTGACCTTATCGTTGGCGCCCCAAGCGGTCAGCTAAATCTTTTATTGTATTCAGTGTTCAGGATGGGAAGTCCCACCAGTAACATCAAATATGAAAGCTATGAAGCACTGCAAGAAGGTCAATTAGTGGACTGGGCAATTCCTATCTCGTTAGGGGATTCTCATCGCGGCTTTCGGGTAATGGGAACAAACGATAACTATTTTCAGCATTTTAAGTTTGGTAACAAGCAAGCGCTCAGTTTTCAAAACGGTCAGGCCTTCGCGAGCTTATTTGAAGCTGTGATAGGCGCCGATGTGGCCAAAGTGCTGGGTTATAAAGTGGGAGATAGTGTGGTGATATCTCATGGTATTGGTAACACCAGTTTTACCAATCATGATAACACCCCTTTCACTATTACCGGCATACTTGCAGCCACTGGCACACCGGTGGATAAAACCGTGCACGTAAGCTTAAACGCAATTGAAGCTATTCATTTGTCGGCATCAAAGCAAAACCAATTACTCAACGATGCAGCCTCGGTAAATACCACGCCAGACAGTGTAACGGCGGTCATGCTTGGGCTCACCTCAAAATTTGCTACGTTTAAACTTCAGCGCGATATCAACAACTATAAAACCGACAGGCTTATGGCTATTCTTCCTGGTGTGGCACTGACCGAGCTTTGGCAAATGATGGGCACGGTAGAAAACCTACTGCGCGTTATCAGTATCTTGGTGCTCATATCTTCATTGTTTGGCTTATCGACCATGTTGCTAGCGTCTATGCAGCAACGGAAAAACGAGATTGCTGTTTTGCGTGTATTAGGTGCAGGCCCTAGGGTTATCTTTACCTTGGTATTAGTAGAAGCGCTCATTTTAGTGTTGTTAGCTATTGTGGCAGCAATAGTTTTACTTAGCGTAACGTTAACCTTATCGAGCGATTGGCTGGCGTCGCAATATGGTCTATTTTTAAGTGCTAATTTGCTGACGGTAGAAACGCTGAAAGTGGTAAGTGTGATCACCTTAGCAGCTATTGTTACCTCGGCGATACCGGCATTTGAAGCGTATAAAAATGCACTTCACAGTTCACTTTCAGCAAGGTAA
- a CDS encoding ABC transporter ATP-binding protein: MSAAPEQPLKNEADSNKAAPNQGNAIALNDVNYHYADANSSGLHIPTWKVNYGDRVFLHGHSGSGKTTLLNLLAGVLTPQSGELSLLGKPFSALSARQRDKFRAQHIGVVFQQFNLIPYLSVLKNIELATYFAKAGKTNITDAAEALLTGLNLPATILQQPANALSVGQQQRVAIARALINKPEILLVDEPTSALDAAARDAFMTILIDMCKQHNTTLIFVSHDMYLKKFFETSVEMSSLKGSSLKQSSLIQPAETK; encoded by the coding sequence TTGTCAGCAGCACCAGAGCAACCTTTGAAAAATGAAGCAGACTCCAATAAAGCAGCGCCTAACCAAGGCAATGCTATTGCGCTAAATGACGTTAATTATCATTATGCAGATGCAAACAGCAGTGGGTTGCATATACCCACGTGGAAGGTGAATTACGGTGATCGTGTTTTCTTACATGGTCATTCAGGCTCTGGCAAAACTACCTTGCTTAACTTGCTAGCGGGGGTGCTAACGCCACAAAGCGGCGAATTATCATTACTTGGCAAGCCCTTTTCAGCTTTATCAGCTAGGCAAAGAGATAAGTTTCGCGCGCAGCATATTGGCGTGGTATTTCAGCAATTCAATCTAATTCCTTACCTAAGCGTGCTTAAAAATATTGAATTGGCCACTTACTTTGCAAAAGCGGGCAAAACCAATATAACCGATGCAGCCGAAGCGCTACTGACCGGGCTTAATTTGCCCGCTACTATTTTGCAGCAGCCTGCTAATGCGTTGAGTGTAGGTCAACAGCAGCGTGTAGCCATTGCCCGAGCGTTAATCAACAAGCCCGAAATATTGCTTGTTGATGAACCTACATCTGCTTTGGATGCTGCCGCACGAGACGCCTTTATGACCATTCTCATCGACATGTGTAAGCAGCACAACACAACACTAATATTTGTAAGTCACGATATGTATTTGAAAAAGTTTTTTGAAACTAGTGTAGAGATGTCTTCGCTAAAAGGGTCTTCGCTAAAACAGTCTTCACTAATACAGCCAGCGGAGACCAAGTAA